AGTATTCGTCCATCTCTACCTTTGTGCCCCCCTCGAACGGTCTAATGGTTTTTACTTCTGGTATCCCTTCCGTTTGGGCAGAAATTGATCATCAAGCTATGGCTTGGTGCGAGAATTTCCGTCGGGTACTAATTCGGGgaatttttgcaattatGGATGCAAGGACATCAAAGTGCACCGTTTCTCTTAATTTGAGGAAGGAGTTGCTTAGTCGTGCCTACATCCAGggttcttcttttcaaaacgACATTACGCAAATTTCCAAACCAATTGCTCAATACAAAGCTTTGGACCTTGATCTTACTTACGTTTATAGCGAGATGCCAGGGCAACTGTTATTTTTGAACCAACTAGGTGTTTCTTATATTCGGCATCATATCTTTCCTATTCCGAAGCCTACCTCAAGCATTGACCGATTCGAATTGCTTACTGATCAGCCTATTGATCTTTCGTCATCCAATATTAAAGTATTGGCTTGCCGCCTTGAtccaaaaattgataataCTATATCTGCTTTATTAGAGAATGGTAACAATAAAGTAATTAACGCTAATTGCCATTTACTTAGGGAATTGGTTACTTTGCTTCCTGCTTCAACTGCATACACCAGCAGTCCATATGGTGGTGACAGTTTTTATAACTACGTATTGccaaaggaaaaaatggatgattatcattttattttagtgTCTGATGATTCGAAAGCACCCGCTAGTGGGTTTGTTGTTGGGGGattttcaaatgtttcGTTGGATCCTAAAACGATTAAAGGTTCTCAAATTGAACTCTTCAAAAGCggaagaaaatttcaattcGACACCAAAGGATCGATTTCGAAACGCTTCAGGTTCCCTGGTATTCAGAGCTCAATTATGGCTTACACCATTTCAGTAACGTACGAACTTTATCCTGGTGCCGTACctcaaaaagaatttacCCCTATGTTAAAGCAAAGTATTGAATCTCcatttgaaacaaaatatcaTGTGAATATGTCAAATACAGAACTTTCTGTTCACGGGATATCCCCATTTatggaattttttggtaagGAATCAGAAAAATCTTTAACTCTCgaattctttttgaatcCTGCTATCTATAAGTCGGTTTATGTTTCAATACAGCCAAGTTATTACAGGAGCGCTGGGCGTCTGCTCATGCGTTACAGAACATTACTTGCTTCCTTTCCTGTGGTTGTAATTAGTTTGGCAGCTTACAATCAGTTTAGGTATTTTCATTACGGTTCTGCATACTTGAGTATGTCGGCTGCACTTGAAGTCATGATTCGCAAAGGACTTATCAAACtcctttttttagtttCGATCTTGTCAATTGcattttcatatttaaTTAGCAGAGTAGAGTTGATTGTTGCCGATGGTGCTGACCCTGTCGCCTCTTGGAAAATATTCGCAATGATGGTTCCAAAATCTTTCTGGaaacaaaatcatttactttttggACTACAGACTGCTCAATTTTGGTTCCTCGCCCCGCTGTTAACTTTAATGTTTGTTGGCTTAGTTATAACAGCCAGTGTTATTATACTCTGTGTCATGCATTTATTAGCATTCATATATGGTATCTACTTGCGTTATAAAGGTTTGACTTTTACTGGTGTATGCCAAGCTGTGAAGTTCTCCTTTCAATGTCTGAGAACAAGAAATACTAGAAAATTGGATCATggagaatttaaaaaactttcgAGTTTTCTATCTCAGAGAAATATGTATTATGCAAACCCTTCTCTCTGTTACGTATATGGAAAGAAGCATATGCAAGCTCGGATAATTGGCATCATGTTATTGTTGCTCATGGCAATGACGGTGGTACCCTTTCAACTTGTTTATGGTGTTGCTTTATGTACCCAGACAGTAACTACTGCTAAAGCTTTACACTTGGCCCGATTTTGCACCAAGTCAAGCCATTACCGAAAAAAATTGTGGGATTTCTACAATTTCTCTTGCACGATAACAATACTGATGTTACTCTTAGCTCCTTTGGACTTTCCTGTTCTCATTGTTTGGGCTAGAAATCTTTCCATGCATTGGTCTATTCCTTTCCCCACACATCATAATTTCTTCTCAATTATCCCTTTTATATTACTCACCGAAATTTTACGAACAGGAAAGATGCTACCTCGTTTGAACGACGTGGAGTACTACATAAATAAcgtttttttgtttcttctgTCTTTCTATTCATTGATATATGGAGCTGAAAAACCATACCTCATTCACAATGTAGTTGGgttatactttttttggcttttatttttgtatgcCAAGAATGGTTTTTTTGTACAAAACATTTCGAAATGGCCGATCATTCCTAGAATGAAGTATTTTATTAAGCACAAATTTTTGCGATCTATTTCTTAATGGAAACTTGtaacaatattatttaattcttttctcttttttctttattctctcttttatattacattatttcctttattttCACACTGTTGAACACTTATCAtactttaattttcaagatAGAACTTCGTTTTTATTTGGTAGACATTCGTTcattgaattttatttctatttattaCCTTGAATAATATCTCTTTACAAAGTTTATTGGTTTATCAAAGACTGAATAACTCACATTAGCATGATggaaatagaaaaagatgaattaATATATGAGCTGTCATCAACAGTTAAgagatattttttgatttttgtaGACCAACACTAAAGGTACTGGCCTTTCTTCCGTACGTGATAATGGCTGTAATAGTTCAAATAAGGAAACATAATTCACTTGGGAAAATTCCTGAGATAAAGGCACAATATTAGCGGTTGGCGAAGGAAGCTTGTAAATCTGGCGCACACTCAGGTCGGGAAAAATAGCCAAAGCTTGGTGATTCCaaacaaattgaaacatGTAGCTATGAAATCCGTCAACATATATGCGGCATAAGGCAAGAGGTCTGTTGCTGATGGACAAAGTCTTCAGTGAGGATGATGTGAAAGAACCCAAACAAGCCAAAATCCCAAGAGTATCTGTTGGATAAGATGACAAAGAGCCTTCAAGCTCTCTAACAAATCTGGGCCCTATTGATCCCTTGTTAGATTTGCAGGATACGACAACTTTGGTGGGCTCAAACAACACATTTTTAATCGAAAATTGGCCCACCAAATCCACCCCACCATCGCCCTTTCCACCACATCTTTCAAGCTGAAAACTGTGTTGCTTTAGCACATACTGTACCAAGTATTCAAACAAGGTTCCTTGGGCAACAGTATTCGACGTTGAAGGCTTCTGAACACTCAAATGTTCTAAATAGGAAACAAGATTGTTGTGTGTGACAGACAAGTTTCTAAGGCCTAAAAGGCCTCTGTTcatgaatgaaaaatttctaCACCGATTGAACCCTGACTTTAAAATCCACATCACGCTAGACAGAATGCGAAAGACTTAAACAGTATAAAGTTCAGGATAAGAAATGAATTATGCAAATATTCATTCCCTTCTAATTCGAATAACAACGACTGAGGATCGAAAGtagttatttaaataatttttgctGAATTTTAGAAGTTCGTGAATCACGCCGTTCCTtagtaattttaattaatctGTTAACGGTTTGCAAAAGCAAATTCGCGATATctaagaaaaatttattcagaaaataacaaaaatacaGAGCTTTGAGGATTACAAGCAAGCgacaaaataattgaaactGGTTCTGCTGTATTTCATGGAATGATCCAGCTTCCTTGGTAGCTTTGTTTATAAGTTTTccttaataaaaatttactcttaaattatatttgaTAATATGAAAGTTTTGATAACATCACGCCTCCATTTCCACAATATCAAGCCTTCAGACtcttttattaatcaaGTGTATTTTTGGTGGAGAAATTAATAGCCTGttaattttcaacttcactattctttttaaaagttttcgAATTGTAATTTAAAACTGTATACTAAAACGTGCTACAGTTCGTTAAACACGTTGTCTGGCACTACTCTAATTTTGTGGAATCAcaagtaaacaaatgcaAGCAAGGGCTTAGCAAAGTAGAAAGGCCCTTAAGGGGATATAAAAGGAAATTCAAAGagaatttatatattttatttaattctcAATGGATATCGGCATACTTTCGAGTTTAAAGCCTGCACAGTCGTTTCGTGATAACTCATTAGGAAGCTTCATTAATAGCATTGATTACAGTGATTCTGGAGAGTATGTTGCAACGACATGTTCTGCCGATGACACAGTCCAAATATATGATGCTTTAGATCCGAAGCAAGTCCATACAATAACTTGTTTCGAAACCGGCATAGAAGTTGCTCGTTTTACACACCACGATCATAATCTACTTTTGTCTACCACAAAGGGGAATAAGGATATTCAATATGTTTCAATTTATGACAACAAAAGAATATCGTACTTCAGTGGGCACACGGACATCGTTTCATCCATTGAGGTTTCTCCTATTGAAGACCAATTCGTTAGTACGGCAAACGACAAAACCTTGAAGCTTTGGAAAATGAATCAATCCTCGAGATGCCTTGGAAATTTAGATCTCCCATCCCTTGGAATTCCCGCTTATGATCCCACAGGTCTTGTTTTTGCGGTTGCATGTCATTCACTGTCACGTATCTTTCTTTACGACGTGCGGAATTATGGTTCTGATCCGTTTTCAACATTCACAATAGATGACTCTCGTTACTTATCAAGGTTTTCGTTTCCCCCCATGATGCCTGAGTGGAAACATATGGAGTTTTCCAACGATGGAAAATGTATACTTCTCTCAACTAGAGCTAATGTTCACTATATACTTGATGCATTCAGCGGGGATGTTTTATCTAGATTAGAGGACTTCCAAGAATTGCCGTTCTCCAACAATTTTCACGGCGGCTCAACCACTTTTGTACCTCAAGGTAATTTTGTCATAGGATCTGCTGACGACCGTACCCTGAATGTATGGAATTTAAGACATACCTTTCACCATAAAGGAAAAACAAGACCTCCTGAACATCGTATTGTTTCTCAGTCTATAATTAATCCAGGTCTTGTTAAGTATAATCCTAGGTATGATCAACTTTTGACTGCAGGGTCCCAACTCGTTTTTTGGCTTCCCGAAAAATATGCCTTAACATCATGATTATACTGCTAAAGCATACCGTAATCTTCTCCCAggttttaattattatataatCTTATTTATGTCTTCAACAACTACCTATACGTAAACCTGAGGAACCTGTCATTTCAACAAATgaactaaaaatttttaaaatataaaatcctcataaatctttaattgatttttcatatttcCCGATcttaattttcttcatgCAATGTTAgaatttttactaataccctttttattaaaggaTTCGCTAGAATTCATTGATATATGAATATCAAGAAATCAAACTTTGCGATAAGCAAAATAATGTTAATACTATTCTATCTTTTGACATATACCATGTTGACATTGTATAACGCATACGTATGCATGTAAATGACTCCTAGATATATCTGTTTTCTTATTCCTTCAATCCActgtaattaaaaaaaaagattaaattaaagaaatccCAGGTAAACGGGAAAGCGAATTGTTTAGGTGCTTGACATAGTGAGATGACTCTTACCAGTTGCTTTAAGTGTGATCGGGGATACCACTGTTCGTCACAATACTCACGTGTAATATACATTGAACTACATTTATAGAAGTTGCTTCACCTTTTTagcattttctaaataaaatagaaatggAGCCTTCAATAAAGTATCCCATCTATGGTATGCCGTTCAGTTGCATAGTTATACTAATTTACGAAAGAATGGGAACTTTTACAAGACACTTATTACCAAAAGGTACGTCAGAATGGAATTTGTAACAGAGTTAAAAACTAATGTAACTAGTCAGCTATTGGAAAGGCGGAATGGGAATATATAGATCCTGTTGACTTTATGTTTGCAGTTGCACCGTGCGGCGGTGCCATTGGTATGTTCATTGTCTTAATTGAAGACTATCCATGAAGCTAATTATTTGAAACAGCAATTACTAGATCAGAATCCAATCTGCAAAGCAATTACAAGTATGACCAGGTTCCCATGTATTCAATATGTGTTTTTTGCCTATCTGGACAGTTGCTTCAAACCTTGACGGTATGTGAGTTGTTTACGGGTTTtgtacaaaattttttttcttattaacTAATTTTTCTGTGTAGTGGGACAAAACTTCTCTCGTTGGAATGGGCTggaatgaaaatgaagagtTAATCGTTGTTTCTAAACAAGGTCAAGTACGCGTTTACAATTTGTTGGGtgaatttcatcaattcTCTCTGGGAAAAGGGGTAGAAAACATAGGAATTCGAGAATGTCAGTTCAGTGAAGGTGGAGTCTTCGCTCTTTTGCAGAATGATACTTTTATCTCTATAACAGGTTTTGAGGAGCCTTGGCGAAAAACCTACGCTTCAATTCCTTTTAATACCTTAGAGTACTACAATATTGACTCCTGGGCTCTGATTCCTAATCCCTTCTCTCCAGATTTGGGAATGGATATAGTAGTCACTGTTGGCCCACATATTTTGCAGATAGACGAACAAGACTCCCAGCTTCATAGTATCAGTTCTCTTCAACATGTCTCACACATCTCAATTTCACCTAACGCTCGATATCTCGCTTTGTATGAGTCAGTTGGTAAAGTTCGTGTGATATCCTCGGATTTTTCCAAGGAGTTGTTGGATTTAAGGCTCCCAGAGACAGTTGCTGAAGCTTCTTTAAAGCAAATGGCTTGGTGTGGAAATGATGCGGTCGTCCTTGTTCATGAGAATTTGTTGACTCTTGTTGGACCTTTTGGAGGCTCTGTACCATATCTTTATAATCATACTCCTATTGTTTCTACAGAGGTTGACGGAGTTCGAATTCTTACAAAAGATTCAAGTGAATTTCTTCGCAAAGTTCCTGCACCATTGGAAAACATTTTTCATATAGGTTCCAAAACTCCTGGAGCAAAATTAGTCGAGGCTTTCCAGAAAATGAAACTAAAGTCCGTTTTTGCAGAAAAGATGTTATTAGAGTTAAAAGATGAATTACATGATGCAGTTGATACTTGTGTTCAAGCAAGTCTCAATGAATTTTCTATAGAATGGCAAAAGGTGTTACTTGAAGCAGCTTCTCTTGGAAAAAATAGTTTGCGAATGTACAATCATCAAGAATATGTGGATGTTTGTCGTGAGTTAAGAGTTTTGAATGCTGCTAGAGACCCCAATGTTGGGATTTACATTACTCATGAAGAATACTTGCATCTAGGTTTAGAAAGGCTAATCCAACGATTTTCGTGTAGACAATTATATGGCCTCGCTGTTCAGGCATCTATGTGGATGCAGATTCCGTGTGATTGGGTCTACATACAATGGGCTCAGACGTACATAAAGCAATCTAGTGAACCAGAGGAGGTTGTATTGGATAATATTGTTAAACGACTTTCGTCCAGAAAATACATATCATATGAGAAAATTGCTCGCACAGCTTATCAAGAAGGTCGACTAATTCTTTCAACAAAGCTCTTGGATTTCGAGCCTTTAGCTAAGCATCAAGTAATGCTATTGTTAAACATGGAAGCATATGAGcaagctttaaaaaaggtaatAGAAACTATGGACAATAACCTGATTATTTACGTTGTGCTTCAAATCAAACAACAAATGGCAATAGCGtctttctttcaaattttaaatgagTATCCTGATGCAGTTAAGGTTTACGTTGAATTTGCCAAAAAGAATGATAGAAAAACTTTACACGACTTCTTTTACCAGGACGATAACAAACAAGGAATCGCTGTTTTAGCGGTAGAAGATACTTTAAAAACTGCGACAGTCAATCAGCGCATTACCTCTTTAAAATCAGCAGCTAAAGTTTGTTCAGAATCCAAGGAACTATCacttgaagaaaaatgtttgggagatgaaataaaattattacaATTACAACAAACTTACGAGGATCAATTCACTGGTAATTTTGTTGGGCTAACAGTAAATGAGGTTGTTGTTAAATTGATTCAAATTAATCAAACACAAAGAGCAAACAAA
This portion of the Schizosaccharomyces pombe strain 972h- genome assembly, chromosome: I genome encodes:
- the bst1 gene encoding GPI inositol deacylase; translated protein: MKDDKGRSDTVNGYYISNSKLSSGFYKRNNANTASNDEKPNLEQNDIPSVTSSGSSTPSSISIEKEIKISKGNVIVKAIRSWSLYVAIIAILLLLVILHSFQGRPQDNGCGKSYVWPSYVRFVDFDERYTRFANKYSLYLYREKSVEESDEPSGIPILFIPGNAGSYKQVRAFAAQAAHVYANAYAEDADGTLNAGKLVPDFFVVDFNEDFSAFHGQTLLDQAEYVNDAIPYILSLYRQNRKISSEYDNEAFPPPTSVILLGHSMGGIVAQATFTMKNYVDGSVNTLITLATPHAMAPLPFDRHLVEFYESIKNFWSQSFLLSPEENSLDDVLLVSIAGGGLDTHVVPEYSSISTFVPPSNGLMVFTSGIPSVWAEIDHQAMAWCENFRRVLIRGIFAIMDARTSKCTVSLNLRKELLSRAYIQGSSFQNDITQISKPIAQYKALDLDLTYVYSEMPGQLLFLNQLGVSYIRHHIFPIPKPTSSIDRFELLTDQPIDLSSSNIKVLACRLDPKIDNTISALLENGNNKVINANCHLLRELVTLLPASTAYTSSPYGGDSFYNYVLPKEKMDDYHFILVSDDSKAPASGFVVGGFSNVSLDPKTIKGSQIELFKSGRKFQFDTKGSISKRFRFPGIQSSIMAYTISVTYELYPGAVPQKEFTPMLKQSIESPFETKYHVNMSNTELSVHGISPFMEFFGKESEKSLTLEFFLNPAIYKSVYVSIQPSYYRSAGRLLMRYRTLLASFPVVVISLAAYNQFRYFHYGSAYLSMSAALEVMIRKGLIKLLFLVSILSIAFSYLISRVELIVADGADPVASWKIFAMMVPKSFWKQNHLLFGLQTAQFWFLAPLLTLMFVGLVITASVIILCVMHLLAFIYGIYLRYKGLTFTGVCQAVKFSFQCLRTRNTRKLDHGEFKKLSSFLSQRNMYYANPSLCYVYGKKHMQARIIGIMLLLLMAMTVVPFQLVYGVALCTQTVTTAKALHLARFCTKSSHYRKKLWDFYNFSCTITILMLLLAPLDFPVLIVWARNLSMHWSIPFPTHHNFFSIIPFILLTEILRTGKMLPRLNDVEYYINNVFLFLLSFYSLIYGAEKPYLIHNVVGLYFFWLLFLYAKNGFFVQNISKWPIIPRMKYFIKHKFLRSIS
- the vps16 gene encoding HOPS complex subunit Vps16, which encodes MEPSIKYPIYEWELLQDTYYQKSAIGKAEWEYIDPVDFMFAVAPCGGAIAITRSESNLQSNYKYDQVPMYSICVFCLSGQLLQTLTWDKTSLVGMGWNENEELIVVSKQGQVRVYNLLGEFHQFSLGKGVENIGIRECQFSEGGVFALLQNDTFISITGFEEPWRKTYASIPFNTLEYYNIDSWALIPNPFSPDLGMDIVVTVGPHILQIDEQDSQLHSISSLQHVSHISISPNARYLALYESVGKVRVISSDFSKELLDLRLPETVAEASLKQMAWCGNDAVVLVHENLLTLVGPFGGSVPYLYNHTPIVSTEVDGVRILTKDSSEFLRKVPAPLENIFHIGSKTPGAKLVEAFQKMKLKSVFAEKMLLELKDELHDAVDTCVQASLNEFSIEWQKVLLEAASLGKNSLRMYNHQEYVDVCRELRVLNAARDPNVGIYITHEEYLHLGLERLIQRFSCRQLYGLAVQASMWMQIPCDWVYIQWAQTYIKQSSEPEEVVLDNIVKRLSSRKYISYEKIARTAYQEGRLILSTKLLDFEPLAKHQVMLLLNMEAYEQALKKVIETMDNNLIIYVVLQIKQQMAIASFFQILNEYPDAVKVYVEFAKKNDRKTLHDFFYQDDNKQGIAVLAVEDTLKTATVNQRITSLKSAAKVCSESKELSLEEKCLGDEIKLLQLQQTYEDQFTGNFVGLTVNEVVVKLIQINQTQRANKLRSDFQIPEKRFAWLKLRALVAIRDWVQIEQWAGSMRRSPIGFEPFVTEILSAGNKKEAAKYIPRCTQLTTQEKVDMWVQVGDVKSASEEAAKSKSGSVLGDLLERVQTMPESRFVQNALDQLRR
- the swd22 gene encoding Set1C-histone-H3K4 methyltransferase complex subunit Swd2, with amino-acid sequence MDIGILSSLKPAQSFRDNSLGSFINSIDYSDSGEYVATTCSADDTVQIYDALDPKQVHTITCFETGIEVARFTHHDHNLLLSTTKGNKDIQYVSIYDNKRISYFSGHTDIVSSIEVSPIEDQFVSTANDKTLKLWKMNQSSRCLGNLDLPSLGIPAYDPTGLVFAVACHSLSRIFLYDVRNYGSDPFSTFTIDDSRYLSRFSFPPMMPEWKHMEFSNDGKCILLSTRANVHYILDAFSGDVLSRLEDFQELPFSNNFHGGSTTFVPQGNFVIGSADDRTLNVWNLRHTFHHKGKTRPPEHRIVSQSIINPGLVKYNPRYDQLLTAGSQLVFWLPEKYALTS